The Rhodopirellula islandica genome includes a region encoding these proteins:
- a CDS encoding sugar phosphate nucleotidyltransferase, which translates to MRVRKAVITAAAPNQNTLPLQRLVDGSGEEKTALQLIVEETLSAGVEEICVVIQPGDEDNYRQAAGGSLGNLHFVHQERPLGYADAILQAESFCGEDAFLHLVSDHLYLSATSKSCAAQLIQMAEQHACPVSAVQSTREHRLPYFGIVGGASVPRFDGLYDVRTVVEKPTPTLAEQSLITPGLRSGYYLGYFGMHVLTPAVMECLHEVVADPSMERPSLSDAAAKLPHRGKYLAYQLQGRRYNIGEQYGVLIAQLAIGLSGRDRDLLLTELVELLATRSESPVAPASNSSAESSTPEGSN; encoded by the coding sequence ATGCGAGTTCGAAAAGCGGTCATCACCGCCGCAGCCCCCAACCAGAACACCCTTCCGCTGCAACGCTTGGTGGACGGTTCGGGCGAAGAGAAAACGGCACTCCAATTGATCGTCGAAGAAACTCTATCGGCGGGTGTGGAAGAGATCTGCGTCGTCATCCAACCCGGTGACGAGGACAACTACCGCCAAGCCGCCGGTGGCTCTCTGGGGAACCTGCACTTCGTTCATCAGGAACGCCCCCTCGGCTATGCCGATGCGATCCTGCAAGCCGAATCGTTCTGCGGCGAGGACGCTTTTCTGCACCTGGTGAGCGACCACCTGTATCTGTCCGCAACGTCGAAAAGCTGCGCGGCTCAATTGATCCAAATGGCAGAGCAACACGCCTGCCCGGTTTCCGCTGTGCAATCCACGCGAGAACATCGCCTCCCGTACTTTGGCATTGTCGGCGGAGCCAGCGTGCCGCGATTCGATGGTCTGTATGACGTTCGCACCGTCGTCGAAAAACCAACCCCGACGCTCGCCGAACAATCACTGATCACGCCGGGCCTGCGAAGCGGATACTACCTGGGCTACTTCGGCATGCACGTTCTGACTCCTGCGGTCATGGAATGCCTGCATGAAGTCGTGGCCGATCCAAGCATGGAACGCCCATCGCTTTCCGACGCGGCAGCAAAGCTCCCTCACCGTGGAAAATACCTCGCGTATCAACTGCAAGGTCGCCGCTACAACATTGGCGAGCAATACGGCGTCCTGATCGCACAACTGGCGATTGGCTTGTCGGGACGTGACCGAGACCTCTTGCTCACCGAATTGGTCGAACTGCTGGCCACACGATCGGAGTCGCCCGTCGCGCCAGCGTCCAATTCTTCGGCGGAATCATCGACACCAGAAGGGTCCAACTGA
- a CDS encoding arylsulfatase has translation MRVIPHFRDVLIGLLFLAIGIGAGVSCRADSSSRPNVLVVLTDDQGWGDLSLHGNPNLQTPHIDSLARDGVQIQNFYVCAVCSPTRAEFLTGRYHTRSGVFSTSAGGERIDAAERTIGDAFQEAGYATAAFGKWHSGMQAPYHPNSRGFEEFYGFCSGHWGNYFSPMLEHNGEIVQGKGFIVDDLTNHAIDFIEQHRADPFFVYLPLNTPHSPMQVPDEDWKKFEGKEIVPDSRPENAKQEDVQHTRAALALCQNIDDNVGRLLGALDRLSLSENTIVVFFCDNGPNGSRFNGGLRGRKGAVHEGGLRSPCLIRYPEKLEAGRTVGGIAGAIDLFPTLADLCEVEVGATAGPLDGMSLQGVLNDPKELPAQRLIFTAWKGKLSVRSNQYRYHQNGDLFDLQADPGETRSVAKENAAVVARMKGALEDWTQETKPRERNYSEEQVFPVGHPDHAWTQLPARDAQATGEIRRSNRFPNSSYMTHWHSEADAVTWDVDVLAGGQFEVELHYACPESAVGTRLQLEWQQPGVMEAIQSVVTEANPSGAIHLDKDRSKRVESDEKRWAKLSLGRIALSEGRGRLSLTCPRIMGEDGEHRGVEIRLMMLHRVPAE, from the coding sequence GTGCGAGTCATCCCCCATTTTCGCGATGTTTTGATCGGGTTGTTGTTCTTGGCGATTGGGATTGGTGCTGGCGTTTCTTGCCGAGCCGACTCCAGTTCGCGGCCCAATGTGTTGGTGGTTCTGACGGACGATCAGGGCTGGGGGGATCTCAGCCTGCATGGCAATCCCAACTTGCAAACGCCGCACATTGATTCGTTGGCTCGCGATGGCGTGCAGATTCAGAACTTTTATGTGTGTGCCGTTTGCTCCCCGACTCGAGCGGAGTTTTTGACGGGGCGCTATCACACGCGATCGGGCGTGTTCAGCACCTCAGCGGGCGGTGAGCGGATCGACGCGGCCGAGCGGACCATCGGGGATGCGTTTCAAGAAGCGGGCTACGCGACGGCGGCTTTTGGGAAATGGCACTCGGGAATGCAGGCACCGTATCATCCCAACTCGCGCGGGTTCGAGGAGTTTTATGGTTTCTGCAGTGGTCACTGGGGCAACTACTTTTCGCCCATGTTGGAACACAATGGCGAAATCGTGCAGGGGAAAGGGTTCATCGTGGATGATTTGACGAACCACGCGATCGATTTCATTGAGCAGCATCGCGCTGATCCGTTTTTCGTTTATCTGCCGCTGAATACACCGCATTCACCGATGCAGGTTCCCGATGAAGATTGGAAGAAATTCGAAGGCAAGGAGATTGTGCCTGACTCTCGTCCCGAGAATGCCAAGCAGGAAGATGTTCAGCACACTCGGGCGGCGCTCGCGTTGTGCCAGAACATTGATGACAACGTCGGTCGGTTGTTAGGAGCCTTGGATCGATTGTCGCTTTCAGAAAACACGATCGTGGTGTTCTTTTGCGACAACGGGCCGAACGGTTCTCGGTTCAACGGCGGGTTAAGAGGCCGCAAGGGAGCGGTTCACGAGGGCGGATTGCGTTCGCCTTGCTTGATTCGGTACCCAGAGAAACTTGAAGCCGGTCGAACGGTCGGGGGGATCGCGGGAGCGATCGACCTGTTCCCGACTCTTGCCGATCTGTGCGAAGTCGAGGTGGGGGCCACCGCGGGACCGCTGGACGGCATGTCGCTGCAGGGCGTGTTGAACGATCCGAAGGAGTTGCCTGCGCAACGTTTGATTTTCACGGCTTGGAAGGGCAAGCTCAGCGTTCGATCCAACCAGTATCGCTATCACCAAAACGGCGATCTGTTTGATTTGCAAGCGGACCCCGGGGAAACTCGATCGGTCGCGAAGGAAAATGCTGCCGTTGTGGCGAGAATGAAAGGGGCGCTCGAGGATTGGACGCAAGAAACCAAGCCTCGTGAGCGGAACTATTCCGAGGAGCAGGTCTTTCCTGTCGGGCATCCCGATCATGCCTGGACGCAGCTTCCCGCCCGTGATGCGCAGGCAACCGGCGAAATTCGCCGGAGCAATCGGTTTCCCAACAGCAGTTACATGACTCATTGGCATTCGGAAGCGGATGCCGTCACGTGGGACGTGGACGTTTTGGCTGGCGGGCAGTTTGAAGTGGAGTTGCACTACGCGTGTCCGGAGTCGGCAGTGGGAACACGGTTGCAATTGGAATGGCAGCAACCCGGTGTGATGGAAGCAATTCAGTCTGTCGTGACGGAGGCCAATCCTTCCGGGGCCATTCATTTGGACAAAGATCGATCCAAGCGGGTGGAGAGCGACGAGAAGCGATGGGCAAAATTGTCGCTCGGGCGGATCGCTTTGTCGGAGGGCAGGGGACGCCTGTCATTGACCTGCCCAAGAATCATGGGCGAGGATGGGGAGCATCGAGGCGTGGAGATTCGGCTGATGATGCTGCATCGTGTTCCCGCTGAGTGA
- the panB gene encoding 3-methyl-2-oxobutanoate hydroxymethyltransferase, with the protein MTESEKRKSRITTRTLQRMRERGERITMLTAYDFPTAKILDEAGVDVLLVGDTVGMVVQGHSTTLPVTMDQMIYHAEMVGRAAEHAMVVVDLPFPDGQLDLLHSVRCGARVLKETQCHAVKLEGGAEQAERIQAMVGAGIPVMAHIGLRPQNIYVEGGYRLQRDIERLVADAKAAEAAGAFVVLIECVPSEAAAAITAAVSVPTIGIGAGRDVSGQVLVTHDILGLTSGYTPKFTRLFADVGATIREAAKSYCDEVKAASFPSDAESFE; encoded by the coding sequence ATGACGGAATCGGAAAAGAGAAAATCGCGAATCACGACTCGAACGCTGCAGCGCATGCGGGAACGCGGCGAACGAATCACGATGCTGACGGCCTATGATTTTCCGACTGCGAAAATTCTGGACGAGGCCGGTGTCGATGTTCTGCTGGTCGGCGACACCGTCGGCATGGTCGTTCAGGGGCACTCGACGACGTTGCCCGTGACGATGGATCAAATGATTTACCACGCGGAAATGGTCGGTCGGGCGGCCGAACATGCGATGGTGGTGGTCGATTTGCCATTCCCTGACGGCCAGCTCGATTTGCTTCACAGCGTCCGCTGTGGGGCTCGCGTGTTGAAGGAAACACAGTGCCACGCGGTCAAGTTAGAAGGCGGGGCTGAACAAGCCGAGCGGATTCAGGCGATGGTGGGTGCCGGGATTCCCGTGATGGCACACATTGGGCTGCGTCCGCAAAACATTTACGTGGAAGGCGGCTATCGATTGCAGCGTGACATCGAACGGTTGGTGGCCGATGCCAAAGCCGCGGAGGCCGCCGGTGCGTTTGTGGTTTTGATCGAGTGTGTGCCCAGCGAAGCCGCCGCCGCGATCACCGCGGCTGTCAGTGTGCCAACGATTGGCATTGGTGCGGGACGAGACGTTTCGGGGCAAGTCTTGGTGACCCATGACATCCTGGGGCTGACATCGGGTTACACACCCAAGTTCACCCGGTTGTTCGCCGACGTGGGGGCCACCATCCGTGAGGCGGCCAAGTCGTACTGCGACGAAGTGAAGGCGGCGAGCTTTCCCAGCGACGCGGAATCGTTTGAGTGA
- the pgl gene encoding 6-phosphogluconolactonase produces MQVFDSLDELSNAAADAFCNLATEAIEARGVFRVTLSGGSTPKRLYELLATKELPWQNIEFYWGDERNVTEDNLDSNYRMVREALLSHLPAGSFRAFPVPVDPDNPAATAEAYEKTLRETFAGSDLPTWDLALLGMGDDAHTASLFPETKAIEQNDRWFVENWVPKMETYRYTLTAPAINSARQRWFLIGGSNKRQALASVRSSASDLPAALFPSRLIESPAWFVTRDAVATA; encoded by the coding sequence ATGCAAGTTTTTGATTCTTTAGATGAGCTTTCCAACGCTGCTGCGGATGCGTTTTGCAACTTGGCCACCGAAGCGATTGAAGCGCGGGGTGTTTTTCGCGTGACGTTGTCCGGCGGTTCGACTCCCAAGCGTTTGTATGAGTTGCTGGCGACGAAAGAGTTGCCGTGGCAGAACATCGAGTTCTACTGGGGCGACGAACGCAACGTCACGGAAGACAACTTGGACAGCAATTACCGAATGGTTCGAGAAGCGTTGTTGTCGCATTTGCCGGCTGGTTCATTCCGAGCTTTTCCGGTGCCGGTGGATCCCGACAACCCTGCGGCCACGGCGGAAGCCTACGAGAAAACACTGCGGGAAACGTTTGCGGGTTCCGATCTTCCGACGTGGGATTTGGCGCTGTTGGGAATGGGCGATGACGCTCACACGGCGTCGTTGTTTCCTGAAACCAAGGCGATCGAGCAGAACGATCGTTGGTTCGTGGAGAACTGGGTGCCCAAGATGGAAACCTATCGCTACACACTGACCGCACCAGCGATCAATTCCGCTCGTCAGCGTTGGTTTTTGATTGGTGGATCGAACAAACGTCAAGCACTCGCGAGTGTTCGAAGTTCCGCCAGCGATTTGCCTGCCGCGCTGTTTCCATCGCGATTGATTGAGTCGCCGGCTTGGTTTGTCACACGCGACGCCGTCGCGACTGCTTAA
- a CDS encoding DUF4112 domain-containing protein: MKSASQSLTGESAVLTEVQLSHPSLRWVDRYSRLLDTRFRIPGTKVRFGLDFLLGLVPGAGDAISMGLSGILIATMAKNGASPRLVLRMLTNVGLDALVGTIPILGNLFDLFYKANHRNLLLLREYYVEDKHRRSIWPILMAIVITLIILLGLMVMIFVWCINAIMSLFQASGQE, from the coding sequence ATGAAATCTGCCTCCCAATCGCTCACCGGTGAATCGGCTGTCCTGACGGAGGTGCAACTCAGCCATCCATCGCTGCGTTGGGTCGATCGCTACAGCCGTTTGCTGGACACCCGCTTTCGCATCCCCGGAACGAAGGTGCGTTTCGGATTGGACTTCCTTCTCGGCCTCGTCCCCGGTGCCGGCGATGCGATCAGCATGGGTCTTTCCGGAATTTTGATCGCAACCATGGCGAAAAATGGTGCCAGCCCAAGGCTGGTGCTGAGGATGCTCACCAACGTGGGCCTGGATGCCTTGGTCGGAACCATTCCCATCTTGGGCAACCTCTTTGACTTGTTCTACAAAGCCAACCACCGCAACTTGCTGTTGTTGCGGGAGTACTACGTCGAGGACAAACATCGCCGCAGCATTTGGCCGATCCTGATGGCCATCGTGATCACCCTGATCATCCTGCTGGGATTGATGGTGATGATCTTCGTCTGGTGCATCAACGCGATCATGAGCTTGTTCCAAGCAAGTGGGCAGGAATAA
- the tsaD gene encoding tRNA (adenosine(37)-N6)-threonylcarbamoyltransferase complex transferase subunit TsaD, which yields MTAATGPELLLSIESTCDETAAAVIRRDGTVLGQCIATQETLHEQFGGVVPEIAARAHLERILPVIDTAMNQANVRGEDLTAIAVADRPGLAGSLLVGVVAAKTLALAWNKPLIALNHLHAHLYACQLIDGAPDDIYPAIGLIVSGGHTSLYHCHTAIELEYLGGTIDDAAGEAFDKVAAMLSLPFPGGIEVAKLAMEGNDQAYSFPRSMIHDPGDNFSFSGLKTAVRYAIAGPGRQDFSTLEISDQVKRDVCASFEAAVVDVLVAKCRRAIKRHRNRNASSPNEPGSGTNRLIVGGGVAANLRLRRDLQAAAEKDGFELWIAPPHLCTDNAVMGAIAWKKYEADQFAPLDLDITPGLQRGF from the coding sequence ATGACCGCCGCAACTGGCCCCGAGTTGCTGCTGTCCATTGAATCCACCTGCGACGAAACCGCCGCGGCCGTGATCCGCCGCGACGGCACGGTCCTGGGACAATGCATCGCGACCCAAGAAACATTGCATGAACAATTCGGCGGGGTCGTTCCCGAGATCGCCGCGCGAGCCCACCTGGAACGCATCCTGCCGGTGATCGACACGGCCATGAACCAGGCCAACGTCCGCGGTGAGGACCTGACCGCGATCGCAGTGGCCGATCGACCTGGGCTGGCTGGTTCCCTGCTGGTCGGCGTCGTTGCTGCCAAAACGCTCGCGTTGGCTTGGAACAAACCACTCATCGCACTCAATCACCTGCACGCTCACCTGTACGCGTGCCAATTGATCGACGGTGCCCCCGATGACATCTACCCGGCAATCGGACTGATCGTTTCGGGCGGGCACACCAGCCTGTACCACTGTCACACCGCCATCGAACTGGAATACCTCGGCGGAACCATCGACGACGCCGCGGGCGAAGCATTCGACAAAGTTGCCGCGATGCTCTCGCTGCCGTTTCCGGGCGGTATCGAGGTCGCCAAGCTCGCCATGGAAGGAAACGATCAAGCGTACTCCTTCCCGCGTTCGATGATCCACGATCCCGGCGACAACTTTTCATTCAGCGGACTGAAGACCGCGGTTCGGTACGCCATCGCTGGACCCGGTCGGCAAGATTTTTCCACCTTGGAAATCTCAGACCAAGTCAAACGAGACGTCTGCGCGTCATTCGAGGCTGCCGTGGTGGATGTGTTGGTCGCAAAATGTCGTCGGGCAATCAAGCGGCACAGGAATCGCAACGCTTCCAGTCCCAATGAACCCGGCAGCGGAACCAATCGGCTGATCGTCGGCGGTGGCGTGGCTGCCAACTTACGCTTGCGGCGTGACCTGCAGGCCGCCGCCGAAAAAGACGGGTTCGAACTCTGGATCGCGCCACCGCACCTGTGCACTGACAACGCGGTCATGGGAGCGATCGCCTGGAAGAAATACGAAGCCGACCAATTCGCACCGCTGGATTTGGACATCACCCCCGGACTGCAGCGCGGATTCTGA
- the thpR gene encoding RNA 2',3'-cyclic phosphodiesterase: MKTIRTFLAIPLPSDLARTASRWMAETKSPGDGIKWVPDENLHLTLKFLGEVDNIEIPTVCNTLQATCDDLDPFGLVLEGTSGIPDLERPRVLTIAVDDFTSSLTNLVADLEKRFAELGYKPEPRDYRPHLTVGRTRSGSRRANSEVIDRWREFEDDEVGEFNVREIHVVGSFLEKHGPTYNVLGRVQL; the protein is encoded by the coding sequence ATGAAAACCATTCGCACTTTTTTGGCCATTCCGTTGCCATCTGATCTCGCCCGCACAGCATCGCGTTGGATGGCGGAAACCAAAAGCCCTGGAGACGGAATCAAATGGGTTCCCGACGAGAATCTTCATCTCACGCTGAAGTTCCTCGGGGAAGTCGACAACATTGAAATACCGACGGTTTGCAACACACTGCAAGCAACTTGCGACGACCTGGATCCCTTTGGCTTGGTTCTGGAGGGTACCTCAGGCATCCCCGACCTCGAACGACCTCGTGTGCTGACCATCGCCGTCGACGATTTCACCTCCTCGCTGACCAATTTGGTCGCGGATCTCGAAAAACGTTTCGCAGAACTCGGCTACAAACCCGAACCCCGAGACTACCGGCCTCACCTGACCGTGGGACGCACTCGCAGCGGAAGCCGCCGAGCCAATTCAGAAGTCATCGATCGATGGCGGGAATTTGAAGACGACGAAGTGGGCGAGTTCAACGTCCGCGAAATCCATGTCGTTGGCAGCTTTTTAGAAAAACACGGGCCAACCTACAACGTCCTCGGACGAGTCCAGCTATGA
- a CDS encoding YheT family hydrolase, with amino-acid sequence MIEWQKLSTQIKSEKHRLPVSEGDTLILHDDMPAPWVESPRGSVLLLHGICGCHAADYMVRFTRRLLAIGVRVFRLDMRGCGESVAFCRGITHAGRSDDVLAAIEFIASLTSDRGTPIGAVGTSLGGNQLLRAAGRVGAGLDARPSYWDRVGPIVAIAPPIDLQACSDRMEAWSLRFYNHYFITQLLRRAKSTLQMREELGGLLDGRAPKTLREFDRRITAPMAGFADERSYYAESSAHSVVEQIDVPALIVTAADDPLVPVDSFVALRERLRESTRVLTMPTGGHHGYTQLDGTAWTDELIAKFYDAAW; translated from the coding sequence ATGATCGAATGGCAAAAGCTATCGACTCAAATCAAATCCGAGAAGCATCGGTTGCCGGTGTCGGAGGGCGACACACTGATCCTGCATGACGATATGCCTGCACCTTGGGTGGAATCTCCTCGGGGCAGCGTGCTGTTGTTGCATGGGATTTGTGGCTGTCACGCGGCCGATTACATGGTTCGATTCACACGAAGGTTGCTGGCGATCGGCGTGCGTGTGTTCCGATTGGACATGCGAGGTTGTGGTGAATCCGTGGCGTTTTGTCGAGGGATCACGCACGCGGGACGAAGCGACGATGTGTTGGCGGCGATCGAGTTCATTGCTTCGTTGACGAGCGATCGTGGGACGCCAATCGGAGCGGTGGGAACCTCCTTGGGCGGCAACCAATTGCTGCGTGCGGCGGGACGAGTCGGGGCCGGTCTGGATGCCCGTCCCTCGTACTGGGATCGTGTCGGGCCGATCGTCGCGATCGCGCCACCGATCGATTTGCAGGCCTGCAGCGACCGGATGGAGGCTTGGTCCCTGCGTTTTTACAACCACTACTTCATCACTCAGTTGCTTCGACGAGCCAAGTCGACGTTGCAGATGCGGGAGGAGTTGGGCGGTCTGTTGGACGGTCGGGCTCCAAAAACACTTCGTGAATTTGATCGCCGGATCACTGCGCCCATGGCTGGTTTTGCGGATGAGCGTTCGTACTACGCAGAGTCTTCGGCTCATTCGGTGGTGGAACAGATCGATGTGCCTGCGTTGATTGTCACCGCGGCCGATGACCCATTGGTGCCGGTTGATTCGTTTGTCGCTCTTCGCGAGCGGCTTCGCGAATCCACTCGCGTGTTGACGATGCCGACGGGCGGCCACCATGGGTACACCCAGTTGGATGGAACCGCATGGACCGATGAGCTGATCGCGAAATTTTACGACGCGGCCTGGTAA